A stretch of DNA from bacterium:
AGGCACGCCGATGCTTGGGTTTTTGGGAGATTTTTTAGTCAACTTTGAGATTCCTGACTACTGGGGCATTGGCAAATCAGTGTCACGCGGGTTTGGAACAATGGTAAGGCAGAAAACAGACAAAGAGGAAAGAGGTGAATGAAAAAACGAATGAAGGAAACTAATCCAAAGGCAATCTTTAATCCAATTCTATTCTGGGATACACAGGACATAGACATTGAGAAAAACGCAGGTTATATTATTAGCCGAGTACTAGACTTTGGTGATGAGAAGGGCATTAAAATATTAAGAACTATCTACCCGGATGAAAAACTTATTGAGGTTATTAAAAAAAGACGGGGATTGATGCCTCAAACTGCAAAGTTCTGGGCGGTTTATTTCAATATCCCGAAAGAGGAGATAACATGTTTGAAAATGTATTGCCCGAAAAACAGCATTGAGTTAATTACTAATATTTCATCCAAACTCAATGATTTTTACTTAGCTGGTGGAACAGGTCTTGCACTCCAACTTTGAAGAAAAAGGAGAATAAGGATATGAATGAAAGGGATAAGTCATTGATATTAGATTTTAAAAGAGGTATTTCCCATGAGATTTCACAACATATTAGGCGACTGATTGTGTTTGGTTCAAGGGTTGAAGGAAAGGCAAAAGAAGACTCAGACCTTGACCTATTGGCGTTGGTAGATGAGAAAACCCCTGAGATTGAAAAGGAACTGGAGGATATTGCCTATCAGGTTATGTGGGATTATGACTTCAAACCTATCATATCCCTTAAAGTATTTGAGGAATCTTGTTTTTACAATGCACTTAAAAAAGGATTTTCTTTCTATCAATATGTTGAGAAAGAGGGGGTTCCTATATGACAGAGCAAGTAAAAAGGCTTATTGAGAAATCAGAACACGCAATTGAGGTAGCTGAAGAATTAATCAAAGACGGTTATCCATCAGATGCGGCCAGTAAAATCTATTACTCTATGTTTTATGCCGCACAGGCTCTCTTGAAATCTGAAGGGATTGATGTGGTAAAGCATTCTGCAGTTGAGTCAGCTTTGGGATATTATTTTGCAAAGCCGGGCAGGATTGATTCTAAGTATCACAGGATGTTGATAAATGCAAGAAAGATTAGAGAAATTGCTGATTATGATATTCAGGAAGAAATTGTAGAACCAACAGCATCACTTAAGATAGAGGAGGGTAAGACCTTCCTCTCTGCCATTAAACATCTTCTTGGAATTTAAGGCACGCCTATGCTCGGATTCTTAGGAGATTTTTCCGTCAACTTTGAGATTCCTGACTACTGGGGCATTGGTAAATCCGTCTCGCGTGGGTTTGGAACAGTAAAGCGAGTAGAATAAATCTCTCGCAAAGGCGCAAAGGGACAAAAATTGATTAAAAATGGTATTACCCGGATTGTAAATAGATTATAATCTTTGCGGTCTTTGCGTCTTTGCGAGAAAATAAAATGCAATTAGTCATCAATACCTACGGTTCTTATCTCCAAAAAAACGGTGATTGCTTTAAGGTCAAAAGGGATGACCAGACCTTTGAGGTCTCGGTTAAAAAGGTCTCGTCTATCCTCATTGCCACCGCCGCTTATATCACTACCGATGCCATTAAACTGGCAATGGACAACAATATTGACATTGTTTTCCTTGATGAATTTGGTGACCCTTACGGTAGGGTATGGCACAGTAAGCTGGGCAGCACCACCTTAATCCGAAGAAGACAGATTGAGATTGCTGAGGTCGAAGAGGGACTATCCCTTGCCCTTTCCTGGGTTAAAAAGAAGTTTGAAAATCAGATAGACCTACTTAAAAGACTCAGGAACACACGAACACAGAAATCAGCAGAGATCACCAGCTACATTGAGAAATTGGTGAATTGCCAAAAGACATTGGAGACCATTTCAGGGACAATTGAAGAAAGACGCGGGACAATTATGGGCATAGAAGGTAGTGGTGGCAGGATATACTTTGAGTGTCTAAGTTTTCTTGTCCCTGAACGCTATAAGTTTAACGGTCGCAGTAGAAACCCAGCTCAGGATGAATTCAACGCCCTCTTAAACTATGCCTACGGTATTCTCTACGGAAAAGTAG
This window harbors:
- a CDS encoding nucleotidyltransferase domain-containing protein, which translates into the protein MNERDKSLILDFKRGISHEISQHIRRLIVFGSRVEGKAKEDSDLDLLALVDEKTPEIEKELEDIAYQVMWDYDFKPIISLKVFEESCFYNALKKGFSFYQYVEKEGVPI
- a CDS encoding HEPN domain-containing protein; translated protein: MTEQVKRLIEKSEHAIEVAEELIKDGYPSDAASKIYYSMFYAAQALLKSEGIDVVKHSAVESALGYYFAKPGRIDSKYHRMLINARKIREIADYDIQEEIVEPTASLKIEEGKTFLSAIKHLLGI
- the cas1 gene encoding CRISPR-associated endonuclease Cas1; amino-acid sequence: MQLVINTYGSYLQKNGDCFKVKRDDQTFEVSVKKVSSILIATAAYITTDAIKLAMDNNIDIVFLDEFGDPYGRVWHSKLGSTTLIRRRQIEIAEVEEGLSLALSWVKKKFENQIDLLKRLRNTRTQKSAEITSYIEKLVNCQKTLETISGTIEERRGTIMGIEGSGGRIYFECLSFLVPERYKFNGRSRNPAQDEFNALLNYAYGILYGKVEKACIIAGLDPYVGIIHTDNYNKKSLVFDLIELFRIWADETVINLFAARKVKEGCFDKLKNGFTLNKEGKTLLIGEFSAFLDESIRYGGRNIKRENIIQFECHRIANELIKGK
- a CDS encoding CRISPR-associated endonuclease Cas6 — translated: GTPMLGFLGDFLVNFEIPDYWGIGKSVSRGFGTMVRQKTDKEERGE